In the Cydia fagiglandana chromosome 14, ilCydFagi1.1, whole genome shotgun sequence genome, one interval contains:
- the LOC134670493 gene encoding uncharacterized protein LOC134670493, with product MTKVNATEKDLEYLRKDPPYPEKAACIIKCLLEKIGVVKSNKYSKNGFMAAVTPLVFRNKKKMEHMKTVSENCDKEVNHVESTPCELGNEITTCIFKYAPELHLKA from the exons ATGACCAAAGTCAACGCGACGGAGAAAGACCTCGAGTATCTCCGGAAAGACCCGCCCTATCCTGAGAAGGCGGCTTGCATCATCAAGTGCTTGTTGGAGAAG ATAGGCGTGGTGAAGAGCAACAAATATTCCAAGAATGGTTTCATGGCGGCAGTTACACCCCTCGTGTTTAGAAACAAAAAGAAGATGGAACACATGAAAACTGTGTCGGAAAACTGCGACAAGGAG GTAAACCACGTGGAATCGACGCCGTGCGAGCTTGGCAACGAAATAACTACATGCATTTTCAAATATGCACCAGAGTTGCATTTAAaagcttaa